A genomic region of Manihot esculenta cultivar AM560-2 chromosome 15, M.esculenta_v8, whole genome shotgun sequence contains the following coding sequences:
- the LOC110601132 gene encoding protein SRG1, with the protein MAPVPSSPIKVGHIDDVQELRKAKPTTIPERFVRDMNERPTLTTALPSLNNIPIINFSRLVNGSKDDYQTEILQLARACGEWGFFQVINHGINLSLLESMEEVAQNFFMLPLEEKQKYPMAPGTVQGYGQAFVFSEDQKLDWCNMFALGIEPHYIRSPKLWPINPPKFGETVEVYSREVRKLCQNLLKYIAMTLGLKADTFEEMFGVAVQAIRMNYYPPCSRPDLVLGLSPHSDGSALTVLQQGKGSSVGLQILKDNKWIPVQPIPNALVINIGDTLEVLTNGKYKSVEHRAVTHKEKDRLSIVTFYAPSYEVELGPMPELVNDKTPSKYRRYTHGEYNKHYVTNKLQGKKTLEFAKIKSDTSTE; encoded by the exons ATGGCTCCTGTACCCAGTTCTCCAATCAAGGTTGGTCATATTGATGATGTTCAGGAATTGAGAAAGGCTAAGCCAACAACAATTCCTGAAAGATTTGTCAGGGATATGAATGAAAGGCCAACACTAACCACAGCTTTGCCTTCTCTAAATAACATACCTATCATCAATTTCTCAAGGTTAGTGAATGGCAGTAAAGATGATTACCAAACTGAAATTTTGCAGCTTGCAAGAGCTTGTGGGGAGTGGGGATTTTTTCAG GTGATTAACCATGGAATTAATCTGAGTTTGCTTGAGAGCATGGAGGAGGTGGCCCAGAATTTTTTCATGCTACCTTTAGAGGAGAAGCAGAAGTATCCAATGGCAccaggaacagttcagggataTGGACAAGCCTTTGTGTTCTCTGAGGACCAAAAGCTGGACTGGTGCAACATGTTTGCTCTTGGAATTGAGCCCCACTATATAAGGAGCCCGAAACTGTGGCCGATAAATCCACCAAAATTTGG TGAAACTGTAGAGGTTTATTCTAGAGAAGTGAGGAAGCTGTGCCAGAATCTATTGAAGTACATAGCCATGACCCTTGGCCTGAAAGCAGATACTTTTGAAGAAATGTTTGGGGTGGCTGTGCAAGCCATAAGGATGAACTACTACCCCCCCTGTTCAAGACCTGACCTTGTTCTAGGCCTAAGCCCACATTCAGATGGGAGTGCCCTAACTGTGCTGCAGCAAGGAAAGGGTAGCTCAGTTGGACTTCAAATCCTTAAAGACAACAAGTGGATCCCTGTTCAGCCCATTCCAAATGCATTAGTGATCAACATTGGCGACACTTTAGAA GTTCTAACAAATGGAAAATACAAGAGCGTGGAACACAGGGCAGTGACTCATAAGGAAAAAGACCGTCTCTCTATTGTCACTTTCTATGCTCCAAGCTACGAAGTAGAGCTTGGACCAATGCCTGAACTGGTGAATGACAAAACCCCAAGCAAGTACAGGAGATACACCCATGGAGAATACAACAAACACTATGTAACTAACAAGTTGCAAGGGAAGAAAACCCTGGAATTTGCCAAGATTAAAAGCGATACATCTACTGAATAA